In a genomic window of Chryseobacterium sp. G0162:
- a CDS encoding acyl-CoA dehydrogenase family protein, with the protein MATLKGGEFLIKEIPANEIFSLEELSEEQKMLRDSAKEFIDREVVPQHDRFEKKDYALTEEKMRQLGEMGLLGITVPEEYGGLGMGFVSTMLACDYVSGGNGSLATAYGAHTGIGTLPTLLYGTEELKKKYLPDLANGTKFGAYCLTEPDAGSDANSGKTRAKLSDDGKHYIINGQKMWISNAGFADTFTLFAKIDDDKNITGFVINRSELENPESLTFGEEEHKLGIRSSSTRQVFFNDMKVPVENMLGERNNGFKIALNALNVGRIKLAAANLDGQRRILNHSIQYSNERKQFGVSISTFGAIRKKLAEMSTGVFVSEAGSYRLAKNVEDKIEELVSGGMDHQQAELKGVEEFAVEASILKVFVSDLTQNTADEGIQIYGGMGFSEDTPMESAWRDARIGRIYEGTNEINRLLAVGMLIKRAMKGELDLLSPAMAISKELMGIPSFEVPDYSEFMSEEKAIIANLKKVFLMVSGAALQKYMMDIEKQQHLLLNASEILNQIYMAESAILRAQKHFSPDSVEAAMAQLNLYKAVEKIIVAAKEGIISFAEGDEQRMMLSGLRRFTKYTNHPNVVALTEKVAAHYIEKGAY; encoded by the coding sequence ATGGCTACATTAAAAGGAGGTGAATTCCTGATCAAGGAAATTCCTGCAAATGAAATTTTCAGTCTTGAAGAACTGAGCGAAGAACAAAAAATGCTTCGCGATTCTGCGAAAGAATTTATAGATAGAGAAGTTGTTCCACAACATGATCGTTTTGAGAAAAAGGATTATGCATTGACTGAAGAGAAAATGCGTCAATTAGGAGAAATGGGACTTCTTGGAATTACTGTCCCTGAAGAATATGGAGGTCTTGGAATGGGATTCGTGAGTACAATGTTGGCTTGTGATTACGTTTCAGGTGGAAATGGATCATTAGCAACAGCTTATGGAGCGCATACAGGAATAGGAACACTTCCTACTCTCCTTTATGGAACTGAGGAATTAAAAAAGAAGTATCTTCCGGATTTAGCGAACGGAACAAAATTCGGTGCTTATTGTTTGACTGAACCGGATGCGGGTTCTGATGCCAATTCAGGGAAAACCAGAGCAAAATTGTCAGATGATGGAAAACATTACATCATCAACGGACAAAAAATGTGGATTTCCAATGCAGGTTTTGCTGATACTTTCACTTTATTTGCTAAAATTGATGATGATAAAAACATCACCGGTTTCGTTATCAACCGTTCTGAACTGGAAAACCCTGAAAGCTTAACTTTTGGAGAAGAAGAGCATAAATTAGGAATTCGTTCCTCTTCTACACGTCAGGTTTTCTTCAATGATATGAAAGTTCCTGTAGAAAATATGTTGGGTGAAAGAAATAATGGTTTTAAAATCGCTTTGAATGCATTAAATGTTGGTAGAATTAAATTGGCTGCAGCAAATCTTGACGGACAAAGAAGAATTTTGAATCATTCTATTCAATATTCAAATGAAAGAAAACAATTCGGAGTTTCGATCTCTACTTTCGGAGCGATCAGAAAGAAGCTTGCTGAAATGTCAACCGGAGTTTTCGTAAGTGAAGCAGGTTCATACCGTTTAGCAAAAAATGTTGAAGATAAAATCGAAGAATTAGTTTCCGGAGGAATGGATCATCAACAAGCTGAATTAAAAGGGGTTGAAGAATTTGCTGTAGAAGCTTCTATTCTTAAAGTTTTTGTATCTGATCTTACCCAAAATACTGCCGATGAAGGAATTCAGATTTATGGTGGAATGGGATTCTCTGAAGATACTCCTATGGAATCTGCCTGGAGAGATGCGAGAATTGGAAGAATCTATGAAGGAACGAACGAAATCAACAGATTATTAGCAGTAGGAATGCTTATTAAAAGAGCAATGAAAGGTGAATTAGACCTTTTATCTCCTGCAATGGCTATCAGCAAAGAATTGATGGGTATTCCTTCATTTGAAGTTCCTGATTATTCAGAATTCATGAGTGAAGAGAAAGCTATTATCGCTAATCTTAAGAAAGTATTCTTAATGGTTTCCGGAGCAGCTCTTCAAAAATATATGATGGACATTGAAAAGCAACAACACTTATTACTGAATGCTTCTGAGATCCTTAACCAGATCTATATGGCAGAATCTGCAATATTAAGAGCTCAAAAACACTTCTCTCCTGATTCTGTAGAAGCAGCTATGGCTCAATTGAACCTTTACAAAGCGGTTGAGAAAATCATTGTAGCAGCTAAAGAGGGAATCATTTCTTTTGCTGAAGGAGATGAGCAGAGAATGATGCTTTCAGGATTAAGAAGATTCACTAAGTATACTAATCATCCGAATGTAGTAGCATTAACTGAAAAAGTAGCGGCTCACTATATCGAAAAAGGAGCTTATTAG
- a CDS encoding M48 family metallopeptidase, whose amino-acid sequence MIFLLGYGAIQLLSIKVNYFTIFGAVGLFSIGVFVFIFLIRFIFRKNNYSTRHLIEVTRSHQPELFNMIDEIVKETKVQAPKKVFLSPEVNASVSYNSIFWSMFLPVKKNLTIGMGLINSTSAGELRTVLAHEFGHFSQRSMKVGGYVNQAEKIIFETVYNNKDYENFIIEFSGGNVFFKIFGLISVSFINAFQYILKSISNFLFKNHASLQREMEYHADAISTFITNPEEQISSLLRLELSDVALTYTLNFYIENNQKYLPKNIYKNQVSLMKIFSERNNHPYVNGLPQIDLEDLTRYNKSRIEIEDQWASHPDIAKRVERIKRNESQNTSRDHRPAGEIIKGYESICETLTSKYLTLLNIKNVGEVIDDETFTALYLENNNYQHLISCFNGYYERHNPILENIEAIIPDSGLQHGYDLFSDKKVSLVYEKAGIEQDLQTLKYLVSQPKEIKTFRYNGTLHKAKEAGNIIPQLEKELTQVTAELHTNDKSIFQHYYHICTDEQRMDLIRQYKKMSAIDKEFDEFQESLNEFIGYLQFMTVTLPFEEIRKHRAKLLKAEKPFKQKIRNLLENSAYKEFLTDEENNLLQQFVNTEYIYFNNDRYLQNEVDSVYLLIEKYQGLLTTYYLNTKQDLLNLQSDLDRAS is encoded by the coding sequence ATGATTTTCCTATTAGGTTATGGTGCCATCCAGCTATTGAGTATTAAAGTTAATTATTTTACTATTTTTGGCGCGGTAGGATTATTTAGTATAGGTGTTTTTGTATTTATCTTTCTTATCCGATTTATTTTCAGAAAAAATAATTACAGTACACGTCATCTGATAGAAGTAACACGCTCCCATCAGCCCGAACTTTTTAACATGATTGACGAAATTGTAAAGGAAACAAAAGTTCAGGCTCCCAAGAAAGTTTTTCTTTCACCGGAGGTAAATGCCAGTGTAAGCTATAATTCTATTTTCTGGAGTATGTTTCTTCCTGTAAAGAAAAACCTTACTATAGGCATGGGACTTATTAATTCAACAAGTGCCGGAGAATTGAGAACGGTTCTTGCTCATGAGTTTGGCCATTTTTCTCAAAGAAGTATGAAAGTAGGTGGTTATGTGAATCAGGCCGAAAAAATCATTTTTGAAACCGTTTACAATAATAAAGATTATGAAAATTTCATTATAGAGTTTTCAGGAGGCAATGTATTTTTTAAAATTTTCGGTCTCATCTCAGTGAGTTTTATCAATGCATTTCAATATATTCTTAAAAGTATTTCAAATTTTCTTTTTAAAAACCATGCTTCGCTTCAAAGAGAAATGGAATATCATGCCGATGCCATCTCAACGTTCATAACGAATCCTGAAGAGCAGATTTCATCGTTATTAAGATTAGAATTGAGTGATGTTGCTCTTACTTATACGCTCAATTTCTATATTGAGAACAATCAGAAATATCTTCCTAAAAATATTTATAAAAACCAGGTTTCTTTAATGAAAATTTTCAGTGAAAGAAATAATCATCCTTATGTAAACGGACTTCCACAAATAGATCTAGAAGATTTGACCCGATATAATAAATCCAGAATTGAGATTGAAGACCAATGGGCATCTCATCCCGATATTGCCAAAAGAGTAGAAAGGATCAAAAGGAACGAATCCCAAAATACAAGCAGAGATCACAGACCTGCCGGAGAAATAATAAAAGGCTATGAAAGTATATGCGAAACTTTAACTTCAAAGTATCTCACATTATTAAATATTAAAAATGTTGGAGAAGTTATTGATGACGAAACTTTTACAGCGCTTTATCTGGAAAACAATAATTATCAGCATCTGATTTCTTGTTTTAATGGATATTATGAAAGGCATAACCCTATTTTAGAAAATATTGAAGCTATTATTCCAGATTCCGGGCTTCAACATGGATATGACCTTTTCAGTGATAAAAAAGTTTCTCTTGTGTATGAAAAAGCAGGGATAGAGCAAGATCTTCAAACTTTAAAATATTTAGTTTCTCAACCAAAAGAAATAAAAACGTTCAGATATAACGGTACCTTACACAAAGCAAAAGAGGCTGGAAACATTATCCCACAACTTGAAAAAGAACTTACCCAGGTAACTGCTGAGCTTCATACAAACGACAAATCTATTTTCCAGCATTATTATCATATATGCACTGATGAACAGCGAATGGATTTAATACGTCAATACAAAAAAATGTCAGCAATAGACAAGGAATTTGATGAATTTCAAGAAAGCCTTAATGAATTTATCGGATACTTACAATTCATGACGGTTACTTTACCTTTTGAAGAAATTCGTAAACACAGAGCAAAGCTTTTGAAGGCAGAAAAACCGTTTAAACAAAAGATCAGAAACCTTCTGGAAAATTCTGCTTACAAAGAATTCCTGACGGATGAAGAAAATAACCTTCTTCAGCAGTTTGTAAATACTGAATATATTTATTTCAATAATGACCGATATCTTCAGAATGAGGTAGATTCAGTATACTTATTGATTGAAAAATATCAGGGTCTTTTAACTACTTATTACCTTAATACAAAACAGGATCTATTAAATTTACAGTCAGATTTAGACAGAGCCTCTTAG
- a CDS encoding thiolase family protein gives MKTAYIVKGFRSAVGKAPKGSLRFTRPDVMAATVIEKLMAELPQLDKNRIDDLIVGNAMPEAEQGLNVARLISLMGLNTDKVPGVTVNRYCASGSEAIAIASAKIQAGMADCIIAGGTESMSYIPMGGYKPVPETDIAKTNPDYYWGMGYTAEEVAKQYNITREEQDQFAFESHMKALKANQEGKFANQIVPIPVEYNFLDENQKLQTKKFDFSVDEGPRADTSLAGLAKLRPVFANGGSVTAGNSSQMSDGAAFVMVMSEEMVKELGLEPEARLVAYAAAGLEPRIMGMGPIYAIPKALKQAGLELKDIDLIELNEAFASQSVAIKKELGLNPDILNVNGGAIALGHPLGCTGTKLTVQLLDEMRKRGNKYGMVSMCVGTGQGAASIFELL, from the coding sequence ATGAAAACAGCATACATCGTAAAAGGATTTAGATCAGCAGTAGGAAAAGCACCAAAAGGTTCCCTACGCTTTACACGTCCTGACGTTATGGCAGCAACAGTTATTGAAAAGTTAATGGCTGAGCTTCCGCAATTAGATAAAAACAGAATTGATGACCTTATTGTAGGAAATGCAATGCCTGAGGCAGAGCAAGGATTAAACGTAGCCCGTCTGATCTCCCTGATGGGTCTAAATACAGATAAAGTTCCGGGAGTAACTGTAAACAGATACTGTGCTTCAGGAAGTGAGGCTATTGCAATTGCTTCTGCAAAAATCCAGGCTGGAATGGCAGATTGTATCATTGCAGGAGGTACAGAATCTATGTCTTATATCCCGATGGGTGGTTACAAGCCGGTTCCAGAAACTGATATCGCTAAAACAAACCCTGATTATTATTGGGGAATGGGTTACACAGCTGAAGAAGTAGCAAAACAGTACAATATTACCAGAGAAGAACAAGATCAGTTCGCATTTGAATCTCATATGAAGGCTTTAAAAGCTAACCAGGAGGGAAAATTTGCCAACCAGATTGTTCCGATCCCTGTAGAATATAATTTCCTTGATGAAAATCAGAAGCTTCAGACGAAGAAATTCGATTTCTCGGTAGATGAAGGTCCAAGAGCTGATACTTCGCTAGCAGGTTTAGCTAAACTTAGACCTGTTTTCGCTAACGGAGGGAGCGTAACTGCCGGAAACTCTTCTCAGATGAGTGATGGTGCCGCTTTCGTCATGGTAATGAGCGAGGAAATGGTAAAAGAATTAGGTCTTGAGCCGGAAGCAAGATTAGTAGCTTATGCAGCAGCAGGTCTTGAGCCAAGAATTATGGGAATGGGTCCTATCTATGCTATTCCAAAAGCATTGAAACAAGCTGGTCTTGAATTAAAGGATATTGATTTGATCGAATTAAACGAAGCTTTCGCATCACAATCAGTGGCTATTAAAAAAGAGCTAGGTTTAAACCCTGATATCTTAAACGTAAACGGAGGAGCAATCGCTCTTGGTCACCCACTTGGATGTACAGGAACAAAATTGACCGTACAACTTCTTGACGAAATGAGAAAACGTGGAAACAAATACGGAATGGTTTCTATGTGTGTGGGAACCGGACAAGGAGCGGCTTCAATCTTTGAACTACTTTAA
- a CDS encoding four helix bundle protein, producing the protein MKLCKIFYLASNNFPKDEMFGLTSQSRRSLYSISSNIAEGAGRDTNAQFSHFLNIALGSSFEFETQILIANDLGFFKNDDFNITYSEIKHIQNMLVKLKQKFNT; encoded by the coding sequence ATGAAACTTTGTAAAATATTTTACCTGGCTTCAAATAATTTTCCAAAAGATGAAATGTTCGGATTGACATCACAATCAAGAAGAAGTTTATATTCAATTTCTTCTAATATTGCTGAAGGCGCAGGTCGAGATACAAATGCTCAATTTTCACATTTTTTGAATATTGCATTAGGTTCTTCATTTGAATTTGAAACCCAGATATTAATTGCTAATGATTTGGGGTTCTTTAAAAACGATGATTTTAATATTACTTATTCTGAAATCAAGCATATACAAAATATGTTGGTGAAATTGAAGCAAAAATTTAATACTTAA
- a CDS encoding YegP family protein: MGKFIISKRTNGDFQFNLKAGNGQVILTSQGYSTKPSCENGVSSVKINSQEDAKFERNTARDGRCYFNLKAGNGQIIGTSQMYESDNGMENGIESVKNNAPNASVEDETNF, translated from the coding sequence ATGGGAAAATTTATTATTTCTAAAAGAACCAACGGAGATTTTCAGTTCAACCTTAAAGCCGGAAACGGCCAAGTAATTTTAACAAGCCAGGGATACAGTACAAAACCGTCCTGTGAGAACGGAGTCAGTTCTGTAAAAATCAATTCTCAGGAAGATGCCAAATTTGAAAGGAATACCGCCAGAGATGGCAGATGTTATTTTAACCTTAAAGCCGGAAATGGGCAAATCATCGGAACCAGCCAGATGTATGAATCTGATAACGGGATGGAAAATGGAATAGAATCTGTAAAAAATAACGCTCCCAATGCTTCTGTAGAGGATGAAACAAATTTCTAG
- a CDS encoding DUF2490 domain-containing protein, translating to MKRFLGLGLLLSLSLFKAQEHISSFNAVTLTYKFHPKFFIYGEGQLRGNEDYTYPDYYEIKGGLGYNLTKNHKPFVGLGRYVNYKDHKLSREEFRVWLQDIIDIKKGIVKFENRFRAEKSWFYEPQTDQTSQRMRYRYRLNVSVPLNSKTIKKGTVFANAYDEIFLVSPMKPTFARNRVYGGFGYQIDDYFGILSGYLWQREFEAKGNKNLHFIYLALNINIDGTDHEVKTYDFPGAD from the coding sequence ATGAAACGTTTTCTAGGTTTAGGGCTACTTCTTAGTCTATCTTTATTCAAAGCTCAGGAACATATTTCCAGCTTCAATGCAGTAACGCTAACCTATAAGTTTCATCCTAAATTTTTCATCTACGGAGAAGGGCAATTAAGAGGTAATGAAGATTATACCTACCCGGATTATTATGAAATAAAAGGGGGATTAGGGTATAATCTTACCAAGAATCATAAACCTTTTGTAGGACTGGGAAGGTATGTCAATTATAAGGACCACAAATTAAGCAGGGAAGAGTTCAGAGTATGGCTTCAGGATATCATTGATATCAAAAAGGGTATTGTGAAGTTTGAAAACCGTTTCCGTGCTGAGAAAAGCTGGTTTTATGAACCACAAACGGATCAGACATCCCAAAGAATGCGGTATCGTTACCGTCTGAATGTAAGTGTTCCTTTAAACTCTAAAACGATCAAAAAAGGAACTGTTTTTGCCAATGCTTATGATGAAATCTTCCTGGTATCCCCAATGAAGCCCACTTTTGCCAGAAACAGGGTGTATGGTGGTTTTGGCTATCAGATTGATGACTATTTTGGAATTTTGAGCGGATACCTTTGGCAACGTGAATTTGAAGCAAAAGGAAATAAGAATTTACATTTCATCTACCTGGCATTGAATATCAATATTGATGGTACAGATCACGAGGTGAAAACATATGATTTCCCAGGGGCAGACTAA
- a CDS encoding phosphohydrolase: protein MTKEELLNKAIKIADKAHKGQTDKYHAPYIAHVMRVMEYGKTIDEKIVGVLHDVVEDHPLEFSLDYLRAEGFPEYIIFAISCLTKFDPEEDYDEFIKRTERSLLAVAVKINDLRDNMDLRRVNRELTPKDIKRFNKYLKAYRYLIEKY from the coding sequence ATGACAAAAGAAGAACTACTCAATAAAGCTATAAAGATTGCCGATAAGGCTCATAAAGGACAAACTGATAAATACCACGCTCCTTATATTGCACACGTTATGCGTGTCATGGAATATGGTAAAACAATTGATGAAAAAATCGTTGGTGTGCTGCATGATGTTGTAGAAGATCATCCATTGGAATTCAGCCTTGATTATTTAAGAGCAGAAGGATTTCCCGAATACATTATTTTCGCCATCAGCTGCCTTACCAAATTCGATCCGGAGGAAGACTACGATGAATTCATTAAAAGAACAGAAAGATCCCTTCTTGCGGTTGCAGTAAAAATTAATGATCTTCGCGATAATATGGATCTTAGAAGAGTAAACCGCGAACTTACTCCTAAAGACATTAAAAGATTTAATAAATATCTTAAAGCCTATCGTTATCTTATAGAGAAATACTAA
- a CDS encoding TonB-dependent receptor plug domain-containing protein: MIKKIGSVFFLGSLLWVQAQEKTTDIEKIEFQGKFISTPYKSANQNITVITKEDIANAPSKSIDEILQQVPGMDIRRRGSNGVQSDISFRGSSFEQVLLLLNGVRINDSQTGHNSMNIPVDLEDVEKIEIIKGPAARRFGQNAYAGVINVITKPGVGKKVKISAEGGDYSSYRLGFNAQMGNEKFSNTLQANSSGSQGYMYNTDYEIRNVFYQGKLNIKNGDLRLQAGFSEKKFGANGFYASKTAIDQYEEMQASIVSVAHQQTFGKLKINSNVYWRRGQDMYLYKRQDPSFYRNMHIGNNVGGEVNSSYQWGLGTTGVGVELRKEFLVSSNLGNPNRFVSQVFFEHHFSLLDKKLNISPGISWANYSKEGNFFYPGLDVGYNFNPNSKVYGNIAKVHRIPTFTDLYYVSPQERGNPNLLPENGISSEVGYQYQDKKILAKISGFLRDSKNSIDWVKKDINDKTWAADNVGNIKIKGIEAEVNYKMNDWLKVMAGYTYIDGKFQKSNEFVSKYVMDNLRHQFIGKMETKFLGAFTNELVYRYNQRMNLGSYQLLDEKLSFSKKDYSVYVLVNNITNTKYTEAFGVEMPQRWFHIGFSYTINMK; this comes from the coding sequence ATGATCAAAAAGATAGGAAGTGTTTTTTTTCTGGGATCTCTGCTTTGGGTACAGGCTCAGGAAAAAACTACAGATATTGAAAAAATTGAATTTCAGGGGAAGTTTATCTCTACACCTTATAAAAGTGCCAACCAGAATATTACTGTAATCACCAAAGAAGATATTGCCAATGCCCCTTCAAAAAGTATTGATGAAATTCTTCAGCAGGTTCCGGGGATGGACATCAGAAGGAGAGGATCCAATGGAGTTCAGAGTGATATCAGTTTCCGTGGAAGTTCCTTTGAGCAGGTTTTATTATTATTGAACGGAGTCAGAATCAATGATTCACAGACAGGGCACAATTCTATGAACATTCCGGTGGATCTTGAAGATGTGGAAAAAATTGAGATCATCAAAGGCCCTGCTGCCAGACGTTTTGGGCAAAATGCTTACGCCGGGGTTATTAATGTGATTACCAAACCGGGAGTAGGAAAGAAGGTTAAAATAAGTGCAGAAGGTGGAGACTATAGTTCTTATAGATTAGGCTTTAATGCCCAGATGGGAAATGAAAAATTTTCCAATACCCTGCAGGCTAATTCTTCAGGATCTCAAGGCTATATGTATAATACGGATTATGAAATCAGAAATGTATTCTATCAGGGAAAACTGAATATTAAGAATGGTGATCTGAGACTTCAGGCCGGTTTTTCTGAAAAGAAATTCGGAGCTAATGGATTTTATGCTTCCAAAACTGCGATTGATCAGTATGAAGAAATGCAGGCATCTATTGTAAGTGTTGCCCATCAGCAGACTTTTGGAAAATTAAAGATTAATTCTAATGTATATTGGAGAAGAGGGCAGGATATGTACCTTTACAAAAGACAAGACCCTTCTTTTTACAGAAATATGCACATTGGAAATAATGTAGGAGGTGAAGTCAATTCCAGCTATCAATGGGGATTGGGAACTACAGGAGTAGGTGTGGAGCTGAGAAAAGAGTTCTTGGTAAGCAGTAATCTAGGAAATCCGAACCGTTTTGTTTCCCAGGTTTTCTTTGAACATCACTTCTCATTATTAGATAAAAAATTAAACATCAGTCCCGGAATCTCATGGGCAAACTATTCTAAAGAGGGTAATTTTTTCTATCCTGGATTGGATGTAGGATATAATTTCAATCCTAACAGCAAAGTCTATGGGAACATTGCCAAAGTACACCGTATTCCTACTTTTACCGATCTTTATTATGTAAGTCCGCAAGAGCGTGGTAACCCAAATTTGCTGCCTGAAAATGGTATTTCATCTGAGGTAGGTTACCAATATCAGGATAAAAAGATTTTAGCCAAAATTAGCGGGTTTTTAAGAGATTCAAAAAATTCTATTGATTGGGTAAAAAAAGATATCAATGATAAAACATGGGCTGCAGATAATGTAGGAAACATTAAAATCAAAGGAATAGAAGCCGAAGTAAACTACAAAATGAACGATTGGCTGAAGGTGATGGCAGGATATACTTATATTGATGGTAAGTTTCAGAAATCCAATGAATTCGTTTCAAAATACGTTATGGATAATCTGAGACATCAGTTCATTGGTAAAATGGAGACAAAATTCCTAGGTGCTTTCACAAATGAATTGGTTTACAGGTACAATCAAAGGATGAACCTGGGAAGCTATCAGCTGTTGGATGAAAAATTAAGCTTTAGCAAAAAAGATTATTCGGTATATGTTCTAGTGAATAATATTACCAATACAAAATACACGGAAGCATTTGGAGTAGAAATGCCACAAAGATGGTTTCATATAGGCTTTTCTTATACAATTAACATGAAGTAA